DNA sequence from the Canis aureus isolate CA01 chromosome 12, VMU_Caureus_v.1.0, whole genome shotgun sequence genome:
ATATGTGACTGAATTTATTACaagaaaagtaagagaaaataggatcagagaaagaaagattagCTGGATAGGGATTTTCATACTGGGCCTACTATCCACAGGCCTCAGCAGCCCTGCCACGGATCCGGCCGGTTCTTTCGCATCAAGAAGTTGATTTTGCGAGCCATTTCCATGTTGTAGATACGCCGGCAGGTTTCAtagctttctctttgtcttcGGCGACAAGGCTTTTCATAGTACCGTCGTCGCTTAATGTCCTCAATGAGCCCATCCATGGTGAGGATTCTGTATTAAAGCAGGCAATGAAGTTAGAAATGTGGgctcattattattcttttccaATTTCACAGATGGCCAGAAGTCAACTGACAAACAATTGGTGTCTATAAAAATCATGATGTGAAATGGTGGTTATATAGCATTAACTGTCTACATATAGAGGTCCTATATAGGAATTTGTAAGAAATAGCAAAGCAATTAATTACACAGTCCTTGCTCTTGGTAAGTTTATAGTCAGGATATTTCTATCCTTTTTTCTACCACAGCACGCCTGAGGAATGTGACACAGTCCTTAAGAACAAGGGCTCTCTATAGCAATGATTCTCAACCAAGGGGTCATTTCAGAATCTTCAGATGGGATGGGTCATTTGTAGTAGGAAAAACAAATCACTAGGAGTGATTCCTAGACAGCAAATGCTGTCCCATCTCTAAAGTTTAACTGACACAGCTGAAGTTCTGTAGGCCCAAGATATCCCCGGACCTACTTAATACAAGAAAAGAGGCTATCACACCAATGATACAAATAAGAGCATTAAATAAAAGCCTCACCCATCATTTTTCCATGTACCATAAGCTCCAACCAGACTACTTTGCTGACTACTCCCTAAACACCCTTTGATACCAAGTCTTTATTCATGCTGTTTCCGCAACCTAGAATGCCACCCCACCTCCAGTTGCTAACCTTCTGAAATTTCCCTCATCTTCTTGATGCCAAGCCTAGACGCCATCTTTCCAGAAGTTTCTTATCTTCTTaaagaaaatcatttcttttgttgCAGAACTACTTAGCGATTGTTTCATTCCTCCATTCTAATAgttatttatataaacatctcCCTCATTAGACTGAAaactctctgagcagggagcctgactcagggctgtattccaggatcctgagatcatgacctgagccaaaggcagacacttaaccaactgaaccaccaggtgtcccaacaataTGCACTTCTTGTACTGCTTTCCTAGATAATCCTGGATAACCCCAGCCACAAAGTATGAATTTTCTAAATTCATAAAGAAGCCAAAAAGAGATCTTCACACCTCAGGCCCTAAGCTTCTGGAACTTGAATCTCTTcgtatatttttgtttctaaccattcctcttctttctgatcaaattctttcctttttaatatgtagttcttttttttccaaaagctaTTCCTAAATTGTTCTAATacctaaaataaagtaaataaaagtaaataaaagtaaaaaaagtaatgccacacttttttaaaaagatatatgtatttatttttgaggggaAACCACAagtaaggggagaggcagaaagagaggaagagagaatcctcaagcagactcttggctgagcaaggagcctgacgtggggctcgatcctaagacaccgagatcatgacttgagccaaaatcaagtctgcCACTTAACCAAATGgaccacgcaggtgccccagaaatgctATATTTCTTAACTAGGATAATTGAGTGTGCCAAGAGTACAATCCAGAGACAAAAGTCTCTGGATAAAGTTGATACATTTGCCCAAAGAACcaatttcagggacgcctgggtggctcagcggttgagtgtctgcctttggctcagggcatgatcccagagtcccgaggtcaagtcccacattgggctcccctccaggagcctgcctctccctctgcctgtgtctctcacaaataaataaataaaatcctaaaaaaaaccccaacaattTTAACTTGAACAGGGGTGGAGGTGCTACCCTTAAAACAGATGCAATggcaatgaattaaaaaaaaaaaaaaatcatgcttgggtagctcagtggttgagcgtctgcctccggcttaggttgtgatcccagcatcctgggataaAATCCTGCATCTGGCtttccacaaggagcctgcttctccctctacctatatgtttctgcctctctctgtgtctctcatgaacaaataaaatcttaaaaaaaaaaaaaaaaatcacctaaaattttcattaaaaaaagagaaacttcaaAGAGAACCCATGTTTGCTTATAGTAGCAGAAACCCTATAGTTCTTTCACTCTCCTTTGCTGTTAAGGATACCTTTGGGAAGGTCTAACAAACATTAAGAGATtgacaaaagataaagaaacatTTACATTCATTAAATAGACACTGAGAGCTTTCTATGCGCCAGACATTTTGGCAAATGTAagggatataaaaatgaaaatgcacagGTCTCTGCTCTTAAGAAGTTTATTACAATCCTGGCTCAAAACTAAAATCTCatgggacattttaaaaaatgctgctgGTCAGATGCCACTGCCCAGACTTAGTCTCGAGGGGGGCCTTGGCATCAAGAGGTTTTTTAAAGGTTCCCCAAGTGATTCCAAATTGGTAGCCAGGGTTGAAATCCGCATGGTGTCACACTGGCCAGTTTCCTTCGGTTTCTGACTAAAATTAGCACTTATACCTAGGAAAAAAGTATGCACAAACTGCCATTCACCtacaaagagaatcttaaaagaagtATGGGGCTGCTGTTtaacaaaaagaagaatgaaagaaagaaagacaaaaaaagagcAATATGAAAACAGATACCTAAGAACAAGATCTGAGATAGTGCCAGGCCAGGCCAGATGGCAGAAAACCAAACATGCCTCACCTTCtgccatgtatttatttttctctcacctACCACCCATTTGCACCTGGAATCAGGAAGGatttttagagaaaatttaaaaaaggaaaaaaaaatggaaaagaaaaattctaatgttaattaaaataaaaatatattggctAAATACGGATTTTGGAAGATGTAGATATACAGATATTTGGTTCTAAGTTAATTAGAAAGATCCCAAAGACACCAGAAAAGTCTTCTCTCAGAAGGTAGAGAAGGCCTAATGTTTTCTTCAAGTCTAACATCAATGGAAAGAGGATCACCTTCACGGAGGAAATTAGAAATATTCTGTTTTTcagggtttttggtttttttttaagattttatttatttattcatgaaagacacagaaagagagaggcagagacataggcagagggagacgcaggctccatgcagcctgatgtgggacttgttcctagaactctaggatcacgccctgagccgaaggcagacgctcaaccactgagccacccaggagtccctgtttttcaggttttaaatttttgtaacTGGAAATGGAGATGAGAAAGCAGAGCATACAGGGGGAATAAAtgctattatttcaaaataagattagCAATAGGCTAAGTAGAGGAGCCTTGGTTGGGAAGTATCACTATCTATAAGAAAAGTCCTTCCAGTATCAGCAGCAAACTGGATCATCATGACAAAAAAaggcttaattttcttttatctt
Encoded proteins:
- the MRPS21 gene encoding small ribosomal subunit protein bS21m codes for the protein MAKHLKFVARTVMVQEGNVEGAYRTLNRILTMDGLIEDIKRRRYYEKPCRRRQRESYETCRRIYNMEMARKINFLMRKNRPDPWQGC